In Idiomarina sp. PL1-037, a single genomic region encodes these proteins:
- the gltB gene encoding glutamate synthase large subunit, producing the protein MGLYDPADVRDNCGFGLIADINGEAQQGLISTAVKALDRMQHRGGIGADGKTGDGCGLLLQIPEQFFRHYAETQGWQLSKKFAVGMIFFSGDKDKRESARHLIEQELQRETLAVTGWRKVPVNNQVLGEGAKSSEPVIEQVLVSAPPGWRKKDLERRLYMARRRIEKRMPNQDELYISSLSSLVLVYKGLMMAADLPAYYIDLADAEMKTSICVFHQRFSTNTEPRWPLAQPFRFLAHNGEINTVRGNRQWTQARAYKFQTPLLPDLQDAKPLVGLSGSDSASLDNMLELLLAGGMDLFRAMRLLIPPAWQGDATMSDEMRAFYEFNSLHMEPWDGPAGVVMSNGRHVACSLDRNGLRPARYVLTRSGILTIASEVGIWDYDEQEVIEKGRLGPGQMMAVDTYTGKIWYNDQIEEELKQRHPYKQWLEQHRRHLIPFERSHADKLGKRLYDDKTMLVFHKAYLYSEEEIQQIISVLAKDGQEAVGSMGDDTPTAVLSKQPRLLYDYFRQQFAQVTNPAIDPIRESHVMSLSTIIGREHNVFNEASGDADRVVFESPILMYTDLKQLRELDEQHYRATTLSLGFKPKQQNLQQAIDSLVEQAKAAVKDEQTVILVLSDRDLQREQLTIPAAMAVGAVQQVLVNNDLRCDSNIIIETASARDPHHMAVLIGLGATAVYPYLAYETVEQLVARGKVTLDIKEALLNYRKGLNKGLLKILSKMGIATVAGYRGSSLFEAVGLNEDVRRLCFENVPARIDGTGFDDIQQDLQQSFHRAWLTRKKLAQGGLLKYVHGGEYHAYNPDVVTSLQRAVATGEQRDYDVYAKFVNERPVTHLRDLLSIKLPEKAKIKKEKVEAKELLFQRFDTAAMSIGALSAEAHEALAIAMNTIGGHSNSGEGGEDPKRFNNAKNSRIKQVASGRFGVTPHYLVNADVIQIKVAQGAKPGEGGQLPGEKVTAEIAQLRYAVAGTTLISPPPHHDIYSIEDLAQLIFDLKQVNPKALVSVKLVSTPGIGTIATGVAKAYADLITVSGYDGGTGASPMTSVKYAGSPWELGLVEVHEALVANNLRHKIRLQVDGGLKTGMDIVKAAILGAESFGFGTAPMIALGCKYLRICHLNNCATGVATQDETLRREHFSGLPERVVKLFEFMAEEVRDILAQLGLEKLTDAIGRVDLLERLTGETKRQQQLQLNALLQSAGVRSEHSLYCTEKNPPFDQGKLNQRLLELCKESIDKRSGGHWSLAIRNDDRSVAASVSGYIASQHGNQGMAVAPITLGFIGTAGQSFGAWNAGGLKLHLTGDANDYVGKGMAGGEITIKPPAGCRYNTHEAVIMGNTCLYGATGGKLYAAGCTGERFAVRNSGATAVVEGIGDHGCEYMTGGIVVVLGDCGINFGAGMTGGFAYLRDSDGDLHRRLNHELVEAVAVDTPIIQEHLRGLIHEHHEATGSHYSRELLNNFEQIVDSFYIVKPKAADVKELLGHRARSTAELRVQVM; encoded by the coding sequence ATGGGACTTTATGATCCAGCTGATGTCCGTGATAACTGCGGTTTTGGCCTTATCGCTGATATTAATGGCGAAGCTCAGCAAGGTTTAATTTCTACCGCAGTAAAAGCGTTGGATCGTATGCAACATCGTGGTGGTATTGGCGCCGATGGTAAAACCGGAGATGGCTGTGGGCTGCTACTGCAAATACCCGAACAGTTTTTCCGCCATTACGCAGAAACCCAAGGCTGGCAGCTAAGCAAGAAGTTTGCTGTCGGTATGATATTTTTTAGCGGCGACAAGGATAAGCGTGAGTCTGCCCGCCATCTTATTGAGCAAGAGCTTCAAAGAGAGACTTTAGCGGTCACTGGCTGGCGTAAAGTTCCGGTTAACAACCAAGTACTGGGTGAAGGCGCTAAATCGTCTGAGCCGGTTATTGAGCAGGTTCTGGTGTCGGCTCCGCCGGGCTGGCGTAAAAAAGATCTAGAAAGACGCTTGTATATGGCCCGAAGGCGCATCGAAAAGCGGATGCCTAATCAGGATGAGCTTTATATTTCGTCGTTGTCGAGTCTGGTCTTAGTCTATAAAGGCCTGATGATGGCAGCTGACTTGCCGGCTTATTACATCGACTTAGCCGATGCCGAAATGAAAACCTCTATTTGTGTCTTCCATCAACGCTTCTCTACCAATACAGAACCGCGCTGGCCGCTGGCTCAGCCTTTCCGGTTCCTTGCTCACAACGGTGAAATTAATACTGTACGTGGAAATCGTCAGTGGACACAGGCAAGAGCTTATAAATTTCAGACGCCCTTATTGCCGGATCTACAAGACGCAAAGCCACTGGTGGGCCTGTCAGGCTCCGATTCTGCGTCGTTAGACAATATGCTGGAGCTATTACTGGCTGGCGGCATGGATTTATTCCGGGCAATGCGTTTGCTGATTCCACCGGCATGGCAGGGCGATGCCACTATGTCGGACGAAATGCGCGCCTTTTACGAGTTTAACTCCCTGCATATGGAGCCCTGGGATGGGCCTGCCGGCGTTGTCATGAGCAATGGCCGACATGTGGCCTGCAGTCTGGATAGAAATGGTCTGCGTCCGGCGCGATATGTTCTGACCCGTTCGGGTATTCTGACCATTGCTTCAGAAGTGGGTATCTGGGATTACGACGAGCAGGAAGTGATTGAAAAAGGTCGCTTAGGACCGGGACAAATGATGGCGGTGGATACCTATACCGGCAAAATTTGGTATAACGACCAAATTGAAGAAGAACTCAAGCAGCGTCACCCCTATAAACAATGGCTGGAACAGCACCGTCGTCACTTAATACCGTTTGAGCGTAGCCACGCTGACAAGCTGGGTAAGCGTTTGTATGACGACAAGACCATGCTGGTTTTTCATAAAGCGTATTTGTACTCCGAAGAAGAAATCCAGCAAATTATCAGTGTTCTGGCCAAAGATGGTCAGGAAGCTGTGGGTTCTATGGGCGACGATACACCCACTGCGGTGCTCTCAAAGCAGCCGCGTTTGCTTTACGACTATTTCCGCCAGCAGTTTGCGCAGGTGACCAACCCGGCCATTGACCCGATTCGTGAAAGCCATGTCATGTCGCTTTCCACTATTATCGGGCGTGAGCATAACGTATTTAACGAAGCATCGGGCGATGCCGATCGGGTGGTATTTGAATCTCCTATCCTGATGTACACCGATTTAAAACAGCTACGTGAACTGGACGAACAACATTACCGTGCAACCACTTTATCGCTTGGTTTTAAACCGAAGCAGCAAAACCTGCAACAAGCCATCGATAGCCTGGTTGAACAGGCAAAAGCCGCGGTTAAGGATGAACAAACGGTTATTCTGGTTCTCAGTGACAGAGATTTACAGCGGGAACAGCTGACGATACCGGCAGCCATGGCTGTTGGGGCGGTGCAACAAGTGCTGGTGAATAATGATCTTCGCTGTGATTCAAACATTATTATTGAAACCGCCTCCGCGCGTGATCCGCACCATATGGCAGTATTAATAGGTTTAGGCGCCACTGCGGTTTATCCGTACCTTGCGTATGAGACCGTGGAACAACTGGTGGCCAGGGGCAAAGTCACACTGGACATAAAGGAGGCGTTGCTCAACTACCGTAAAGGCCTGAATAAAGGCTTACTGAAAATACTCTCGAAAATGGGTATTGCGACAGTGGCGGGGTACCGGGGATCCTCCTTGTTTGAGGCGGTTGGGCTAAACGAAGATGTGCGTCGTCTTTGCTTTGAAAACGTGCCAGCACGCATTGATGGTACTGGGTTTGACGATATACAGCAGGATCTTCAGCAAAGCTTCCACCGTGCCTGGTTAACACGAAAAAAACTGGCTCAGGGCGGCTTGCTAAAATATGTGCACGGCGGGGAGTATCACGCTTACAACCCGGATGTTGTGACTTCACTGCAACGAGCGGTAGCAACAGGCGAGCAGCGAGATTACGACGTTTACGCTAAGTTCGTTAATGAGAGGCCGGTGACTCACCTGCGTGATTTGCTCAGCATTAAATTGCCTGAAAAAGCAAAAATTAAAAAAGAAAAGGTAGAAGCTAAAGAGCTTCTTTTTCAGCGTTTTGATACGGCGGCTATGTCGATAGGTGCGTTAAGCGCTGAAGCTCATGAAGCCTTAGCTATTGCCATGAATACTATTGGCGGGCACTCAAATTCTGGTGAAGGCGGGGAAGATCCGAAGCGTTTTAACAACGCAAAAAATTCGCGAATTAAGCAAGTGGCCTCGGGACGCTTTGGTGTTACGCCGCATTATCTGGTTAATGCTGATGTTATACAGATAAAAGTTGCGCAGGGGGCCAAACCCGGCGAGGGTGGCCAGCTGCCCGGCGAAAAAGTCACTGCAGAAATTGCCCAGCTGCGTTACGCCGTTGCTGGAACTACCTTGATATCCCCGCCGCCTCATCACGACATTTATTCCATTGAAGACTTAGCCCAGCTGATTTTTGATTTAAAACAGGTGAACCCGAAAGCCTTAGTTTCAGTCAAGCTGGTTTCTACGCCTGGTATTGGCACCATTGCTACGGGGGTTGCTAAAGCGTACGCCGATTTAATTACTGTGTCCGGCTACGACGGCGGAACCGGTGCCAGCCCCATGACTTCGGTCAAGTATGCGGGCTCACCGTGGGAGCTTGGTCTGGTTGAGGTGCATGAAGCCTTGGTCGCCAATAACTTGCGTCATAAAATTCGGTTGCAGGTCGATGGCGGCTTAAAAACCGGTATGGATATTGTGAAGGCGGCTATTTTAGGCGCTGAGAGCTTCGGCTTTGGCACAGCCCCTATGATTGCTCTGGGGTGTAAATATTTACGCATTTGCCATTTGAACAACTGCGCAACCGGCGTAGCTACTCAGGATGAAACTCTGCGCCGTGAACATTTCTCCGGCTTGCCGGAACGCGTGGTGAAACTGTTTGAGTTTATGGCGGAAGAGGTGCGTGACATTCTCGCCCAATTGGGGCTGGAGAAGTTAACCGACGCTATTGGCCGGGTTGACCTACTGGAACGGCTGACTGGTGAAACCAAACGCCAGCAGCAGTTACAGTTAAATGCCTTGCTGCAGTCCGCAGGAGTGCGTTCAGAGCATTCTTTGTATTGCACCGAGAAGAACCCGCCGTTTGATCAGGGCAAGCTGAACCAGCGATTACTGGAGTTGTGCAAAGAGTCTATCGATAAGCGCAGCGGAGGTCATTGGTCCTTGGCTATTCGTAACGATGACCGTTCGGTTGCTGCAAGTGTATCGGGTTACATTGCCAGTCAGCATGGAAACCAGGGAATGGCGGTTGCGCCAATTACCTTAGGTTTTATTGGTACCGCAGGACAAAGCTTTGGTGCATGGAATGCCGGTGGCTTAAAGCTACACCTGACCGGAGACGCCAACGACTACGTCGGGAAAGGTATGGCCGGTGGTGAAATTACCATTAAGCCACCAGCAGGCTGTCGTTATAACACGCACGAAGCCGTTATTATGGGGAATACCTGTCTGTACGGCGCGACTGGCGGCAAGCTTTATGCTGCCGGTTGTACCGGCGAGCGTTTCGCGGTTCGTAACTCCGGCGCTACAGCTGTGGTAGAGGGCATTGGTGACCATGGCTGTGAATATATGACAGGCGGAATTGTGGTGGTACTGGGTGACTGCGGCATCAATTTTGGTGCGGGCATGACCGGCGGTTTTGCTTATTTAAGAGACAGCGACGGTGATTTGCACCGTCGGCTTAACCACGAATTGGTTGAAGCCGTAGCAGTGGATACCCCGATTATTCAGGAGCACTTGCGCGGTTTAATTCATGAGCATCACGAAGCAACGGGAAGTCACTACTCGCGCGAGTTGCTAAACAACTTCGAGCAAATAGTGGACAGCTTTTATATCGTCAAACCAAAAGCGGCAGATGTGAAAGAGCTTTTAGGGCATCGGGCGCGGTCAACCGCAGAATTACGTGTGCAGGTGATGTAA
- a CDS encoding FAD-dependent oxidoreductase, with protein MNKNIYQFLDVQRIDPPKRSVEERRIEFKEIYDPMPDVQLKGQADRCLDCGNPYCEWQCPVHNYIPQWLELANEGRVIEAAELMHKTNSLPEVCGRVCPQDRLCEGACTLNDGFGAVTIGSIEKQMVDEAFKQGWRPDLSGVTQRQERVAVIGAGPAGLACADVLARNGVKAVVYDRYPEIGGLLTYGIPPFKLDKEVMTLRREIFTDMGIEFKLGVEVGKDISFAELEASYDAVFLALGTYKALDGKLKGLDTDGVYPALPFLIGNTQKLMAHEPMSQYPLIDVKDETVVVLGGGDTAMDCVRTSIRQGAKSVVCAYRRDEGNMPGSRKEVQNAREEGVSFEFNLQPLEVITDNSGKVSGVKMVRTELGPADEDGRRRPQPVPDSEFVMPATAVIIAFGYQPNPPEWLQQHKVALSDWGTVLATGDTAYAMQTSNPKIFAGGDMVRGADLVVTAIAEGRNAAEGMLDYFDAV; from the coding sequence ATGAACAAGAATATTTATCAATTTTTGGACGTGCAGCGCATTGATCCGCCGAAGCGTTCGGTTGAAGAGCGTCGCATCGAGTTTAAAGAAATTTATGATCCAATGCCCGATGTACAGCTAAAAGGTCAGGCTGACCGTTGTCTGGATTGCGGTAACCCTTATTGTGAGTGGCAGTGTCCGGTTCACAATTATATTCCTCAGTGGCTGGAGCTGGCCAACGAAGGGCGGGTTATTGAAGCCGCTGAGCTTATGCATAAAACCAACAGCCTGCCTGAGGTTTGTGGCCGGGTCTGTCCGCAGGATCGTCTGTGTGAAGGTGCCTGTACACTGAATGACGGTTTCGGCGCAGTAACTATTGGCAGTATTGAAAAACAAATGGTCGATGAAGCTTTTAAACAGGGCTGGCGGCCAGACTTAAGTGGTGTGACTCAACGTCAGGAACGGGTTGCTGTGATAGGGGCCGGGCCTGCCGGGCTGGCCTGCGCTGATGTGCTCGCCCGCAATGGTGTCAAAGCTGTAGTGTATGATCGCTACCCGGAAATTGGCGGACTGCTGACTTACGGCATTCCGCCATTTAAGCTGGACAAAGAGGTAATGACTTTACGTCGTGAAATATTCACTGACATGGGCATTGAGTTTAAGCTGGGTGTCGAAGTGGGTAAAGACATCAGTTTTGCTGAACTGGAAGCCAGTTACGATGCGGTATTTTTAGCGTTAGGAACCTACAAAGCGCTGGATGGAAAATTAAAAGGTCTGGATACCGACGGGGTTTATCCTGCTTTGCCGTTTCTGATTGGTAATACGCAAAAACTCATGGCTCATGAACCAATGTCTCAGTATCCGCTGATTGATGTGAAAGACGAGACGGTGGTTGTACTTGGCGGTGGCGATACCGCGATGGACTGCGTCAGAACCTCAATACGACAAGGAGCGAAGTCAGTGGTCTGTGCTTATCGTCGGGATGAAGGCAATATGCCCGGGTCACGCAAAGAAGTGCAAAACGCTCGTGAAGAGGGAGTTTCTTTCGAGTTTAATCTGCAACCGCTGGAAGTGATTACGGACAATTCCGGTAAGGTTAGCGGCGTGAAAATGGTACGCACTGAGCTTGGCCCAGCTGATGAAGACGGTCGCCGGCGTCCACAGCCTGTGCCGGACTCAGAATTCGTTATGCCGGCCACAGCAGTCATTATTGCCTTTGGCTATCAACCTAACCCGCCGGAATGGTTACAACAGCACAAAGTGGCGCTAAGCGACTGGGGCACCGTGCTGGCTACTGGCGATACTGCGTATGCTATGCAAACCAGCAACCCGAAAATATTTGCCGGTGGCGATATGGTGCGCGGCGCCGATTTGGTGGTGACGGCGATAGCCGAAGGACGCAACGCCGCCGAGGGAATGCTCGATTATTTCGACGCCGTATAA
- a CDS encoding SDR family oxidoreductase, with product MQTLLLGYGDIADRVAQRLSDQNEQATGVCRTPESKPVRKGVNLVAADLNNEQELHQLFQNKWDNVVITLTPEKGAEDSYHHGYVVPCRHLQQVLSQQTHQPNIIYVSSTGVYAQRDGEWIDENSATEPTSDSGKALLQAESIIDALPGQTSILRCSGIYGEGRDFLLRQLSQGNVQLRDSWTNRIHQDDVAGFIVHLLTQVNQPSPVYLVNDDEPVKQYEVYQWLAEQLGIELTGSIDTDVGPRGSKRCMNKGLKESGYPLQYANFREGYAPVIKQWQR from the coding sequence ATGCAAACGCTTTTACTCGGTTACGGCGACATTGCAGACCGCGTTGCGCAAAGGCTCAGCGATCAAAACGAGCAGGCCACCGGAGTTTGCAGAACCCCGGAGAGCAAGCCGGTGCGCAAAGGAGTCAATTTAGTTGCAGCAGACTTAAACAATGAACAAGAGCTTCACCAACTGTTCCAGAATAAATGGGATAATGTTGTCATTACCCTGACCCCGGAAAAAGGCGCAGAAGATAGCTATCATCATGGCTACGTCGTTCCCTGCCGTCACCTGCAGCAAGTGCTGTCGCAGCAAACTCATCAGCCTAATATTATTTACGTTTCCAGCACCGGCGTTTATGCACAACGCGACGGCGAGTGGATTGATGAAAACAGTGCAACCGAGCCTACATCAGACTCTGGTAAAGCTCTATTGCAGGCTGAATCCATTATCGATGCCTTACCGGGGCAAACCTCGATTCTTCGTTGCAGTGGTATTTACGGAGAAGGGCGTGACTTTTTGCTGCGTCAACTAAGTCAAGGTAATGTCCAGCTTCGTGACAGCTGGACCAACCGCATACATCAGGACGATGTCGCTGGCTTTATTGTGCATTTACTTACCCAGGTTAATCAGCCAAGTCCTGTTTATTTGGTTAATGACGATGAACCGGTCAAACAATACGAAGTTTACCAATGGCTGGCTGAGCAGCTTGGAATTGAGCTGACCGGAAGCATTGATACAGACGTTGGTCCAAGAGGCTCTAAACGCTGCATGAATAAGGGCTTGAAAGAAAGCGGTTACCCACTTCAGTATGCGAATTTTCGCGAAGGTTACGCACCAGTTATTAAACAATGGCAGCGCTGA
- a CDS encoding M28 family metallopeptidase, which translates to MFKLWTSSLLAVSVGLATPLSAIAQDSIDYKEQEKLHKIADAMQADRIESDIQTLVDFGTRHTLSETESDTRGIGAARRWIFAEFERISEACGGCLEVMYVSDTISGEKRIPDPVEVKSVIAVQRGKTDPNRYVMMSGDIDSRVSDVMDYTSDAPGANDNASGVAGALEAARVLTQCEFDGSIVYAALAGEEQGLFGGKILAEKAKEEGWHLTAVLNNDMIGNIEGINGVINNTTARIFAEGTRMNESDREATMRRFYGGEVDSPSRNLARYIDTVADRYINNLDTMIVYRLDRFGRGGHHRPFNDLGYAGIRIMETNENYNRQHQDLRVEDGIKYGDTIEGVDFDYAAKLTALNAVSMASMSWAPRPPANVEIEGAVKPDTTLRWAAQEEDKENIAGYKVYWRLTSAPQWQFSRYVGNVNEYTLENVVIDNYIFGVASVSNDGFESPVVFPGPAGTFSIE; encoded by the coding sequence ATGTTCAAATTGTGGACAAGTTCATTACTGGCGGTAAGTGTTGGTTTAGCCACGCCGTTGAGCGCTATCGCTCAGGATAGCATTGATTATAAAGAGCAGGAAAAGCTACATAAAATAGCTGACGCCATGCAGGCTGACCGTATTGAAAGTGATATTCAGACCCTGGTGGATTTCGGCACACGCCATACCTTATCTGAAACCGAGTCGGATACGCGCGGCATTGGTGCTGCGCGGCGCTGGATTTTTGCCGAATTTGAGCGCATATCAGAAGCCTGTGGTGGCTGTCTAGAAGTCATGTATGTCAGCGACACTATTTCGGGAGAAAAGCGCATACCCGACCCTGTGGAAGTAAAAAGTGTCATTGCTGTTCAGCGTGGCAAAACAGACCCTAATCGTTATGTGATGATGTCCGGTGATATCGACTCGCGCGTTAGCGATGTTATGGATTATACCTCGGACGCCCCTGGCGCAAACGACAATGCCTCCGGTGTCGCTGGCGCGTTAGAAGCGGCACGAGTGCTGACTCAGTGCGAGTTTGATGGTTCTATTGTTTATGCGGCACTGGCCGGTGAGGAACAAGGCCTGTTTGGCGGAAAAATTCTGGCTGAAAAGGCCAAAGAAGAAGGCTGGCATCTGACCGCTGTGCTCAATAATGACATGATTGGTAACATTGAAGGCATTAACGGAGTCATTAATAACACCACTGCACGTATTTTTGCTGAAGGCACCCGTATGAATGAATCGGATCGCGAAGCAACCATGCGTCGTTTTTATGGTGGCGAAGTGGATTCCCCTTCACGGAACTTAGCGCGCTACATTGATACAGTGGCTGATCGCTACATCAACAATTTAGATACAATGATTGTTTATCGCTTAGATCGTTTTGGTCGCGGAGGGCATCACAGACCTTTTAATGACTTAGGCTATGCCGGTATCCGCATTATGGAAACCAACGAAAACTATAATCGTCAGCACCAGGACCTTCGTGTGGAAGATGGCATTAAATATGGCGACACCATAGAGGGCGTAGACTTTGACTACGCAGCGAAACTGACGGCATTAAACGCCGTTTCTATGGCGAGCATGTCGTGGGCACCAAGACCACCGGCTAATGTCGAAATAGAAGGTGCAGTAAAACCGGATACAACCTTGCGCTGGGCAGCCCAAGAGGAAGATAAAGAAAATATTGCGGGTTATAAAGTTTACTGGCGTTTAACCAGCGCTCCGCAGTGGCAGTTCAGTCGCTATGTGGGTAACGTAAACGAATACACACTGGAGAATGTGGTGATCGATAATTACATTTTTGGTGTAGCTAGTGTCAGTAACGATGGCTTTGAAAGCCCAGTCGTATTTCCGGGACCAGCGGGGACATTTTCAATTGAGTAA
- a CDS encoding amidoligase family protein: MSKRLFKALTEPLNYEGEDRRVGFELEFSGLTLERTVEVLQQQLSGERVAVSKAEQKFEVDELGSFTVEIDWDYLKRKAKAEGGDKSAWVRELGSIAENLVPIEIVCPPLTLEQCEQLIPLTDALREAGAKGTDESWIAAYGVHINPEVPSLDPNSLLRYLQAFSLLQWWLVEAHRVDTTRKLSPYIDKYPEAYTRLLVSQQEVSQEQLISDYLEHNATRNRALDMLPLFAFLDEEKIKKAVEDNKIKARPTFHYRLPNCQLEHPDWNLTEPWRIWWIVDALANDEQALEYWKQAFTDAERPLIGVSEKDWKERLQQWLKDREWL, encoded by the coding sequence TTGAGTAAAAGGTTGTTCAAAGCATTAACCGAGCCGCTAAATTATGAAGGGGAAGACCGAAGAGTTGGTTTTGAACTGGAGTTTAGCGGTTTAACCCTGGAGAGAACCGTCGAAGTTCTGCAACAACAGTTGTCGGGGGAACGGGTCGCTGTCTCTAAAGCCGAGCAAAAATTTGAAGTGGATGAACTGGGGTCATTTACAGTTGAGATAGACTGGGACTATTTAAAGCGAAAAGCCAAAGCCGAAGGTGGAGACAAGTCTGCCTGGGTGCGCGAGTTAGGTAGCATAGCTGAGAACCTGGTACCGATTGAAATTGTTTGCCCACCACTGACTCTTGAACAGTGTGAGCAGCTAATTCCATTGACGGACGCTTTACGCGAAGCCGGGGCGAAAGGTACCGATGAATCCTGGATTGCGGCTTACGGTGTACACATTAATCCCGAGGTACCATCTTTAGACCCAAATAGCCTGCTGCGTTATTTGCAGGCATTCTCTTTGTTACAATGGTGGCTAGTAGAGGCTCACCGGGTTGATACAACACGAAAGCTGAGTCCTTATATTGATAAATACCCTGAAGCTTACACCCGTTTGCTGGTCTCTCAGCAGGAGGTAAGTCAGGAGCAACTGATTAGTGATTATCTGGAACATAACGCGACTCGTAATCGGGCGCTGGATATGTTGCCACTGTTTGCTTTTCTGGATGAAGAAAAAATTAAAAAAGCAGTGGAAGATAATAAGATCAAAGCCCGCCCGACATTTCATTATCGTTTACCGAATTGTCAGCTTGAACACCCTGACTGGAATTTAACCGAACCATGGAGAATTTGGTGGATAGTGGATGCTCTTGCAAATGACGAACAGGCATTAGAATACTGGAAGCAGGCGTTTACTGATGCTGAGCGCCCGTTAATAGGAGTTTCAGAGAAAGACTGGAAGGAAAGGTTGCAGCAATGGCTCAAAGACCGCGAGTGGTTGTAA
- a CDS encoding gamma-glutamyl-gamma-aminobutyrate hydrolase family protein, which yields MRASVRHRCEHEGIDAVIIGGGDDISPSEYNQPPERDGEYDPDRDELEIAWIRWALEKKKPLLGICRGSQLINVVLGGELNQNIRELRRLTYNRPGLLPTKQVFIEPRSQLAKICKKQKLRVNSLHSQIVKQTGVGMLAVGWDLDGFLQASEGQNEQTIIGVQWHPEYLFYVPSQLRIFRWLIKQ from the coding sequence GTGCGCGCGAGTGTCAGGCACCGCTGTGAACACGAAGGCATTGACGCCGTGATTATTGGTGGCGGCGATGACATTAGTCCTTCGGAGTATAATCAACCACCTGAGCGTGACGGTGAGTACGACCCTGACAGAGACGAGCTTGAAATTGCCTGGATACGTTGGGCACTGGAAAAGAAAAAGCCTCTGTTGGGTATTTGTCGTGGCTCGCAATTGATTAATGTGGTGTTGGGCGGTGAACTGAATCAGAATATCCGGGAGCTACGACGGCTAACCTATAACAGGCCCGGGTTATTGCCAACCAAACAAGTGTTTATTGAGCCCCGGAGTCAGTTGGCGAAAATTTGTAAAAAACAAAAACTGCGAGTTAACAGCCTGCACTCACAAATTGTGAAGCAAACCGGCGTCGGTATGCTTGCTGTGGGCTGGGATCTCGATGGTTTTCTGCAGGCTTCTGAAGGCCAGAACGAACAAACTATTATTGGCGTGCAGTGGCATCCTGAGTATCTTTTTTATGTGCCCAGCCAGCTCAGAATTTTCCGTTGGCTTATCAAACAATAA